ctctcctaCAGGAATATACCATACACAGATGcagtcagttcaaactcaagtacaacaaatACAAGCAATTCCATATGCCAATCCATGATAGCTAATGCACTCTTGTACTCTATGGATATACAtgcagatacaatcagttcaaactcaagtgcaatagatagagcagaagggaaggggagagaggaagtgttACCTGGAATTTATCGAGATAATTTATTTCCAACGAGATTTTTAGTTTATTAAGCAACTTCTTCCTTTCAGTGTCTTGATCATTGAAGAAAGCTTCCAAAGATTTATGTTCTGTTTTTTTACAGTCCTGCATGTCATTCGCTGAGTGAGAAAGTTTCTTAAAATCATTCAAGGGCCTGCCAAAGATGCCCTGGCTGAAATATTTGTTCTCTTCCTTGATGGCCACTTGATTATCGGCCTGGCTTATCTTTCCATGGGCTTGGGTGTAGACACAGTCATAGAAGTCATCAGAATCAGACGAAGTAATGGATTGCTCGAGGAGGGAGCTGCTGTCCGTATTCCTGTCGGGAGTGTCATTTGTGGAAGCGTTGGATAGGCATTCATCTTCTAGACGTGCCTCATCCTCCTCCCCTGGAAAAGCATTCCGATCGGGGTCTACTCCTCTGCATTCAATAacctcctccctttctccctcgctTTCCTCTCCGTCCGAGACATCTAAGACACCATCTACTTGCTCCTCACCATCTAGTCCATCTGTCGATGCTTCGGGATCTACCTGCAGGGTTTCGGTGCCATCGTCTATCGTTTGATCTTCCTCTTCGGGATGGGTGTCCTTTCCGCTGGGACCTTTTGTCATCGTAACCTTCTCTTTGCCCCTGGCTGCAGCTGGTTTCTCCTGAACCTCCGGCGCCTCCATGTCAGCTGCCGACGCTGGCTCTGGCCCCCATTCGTTTTCTGCGTCATGGGTCTCTCCTTCTTCCTGCGAGGGATTTTGACTCGGATCTCCTTCCGCGGTCGATGTTTCCGCCTGGGCCGGGTCGGGGCTATCGCAGGCCATCTCCTTTTGCCGCGCTGCTTGCTGAGAGGAATCCGCTCTGGCCTTGTGCTCTTTGGCAGCGCTGCGTTGACAAGGCTCGCGTTTGCTCGCCTTGGCCGCCTTCTGCTGATTCTCCTCCTGCGGCAGGTCCACATAAGTGGGCAGATATTGGAGCAGGTTGACCTTGGGCATGTTGGCCAGAGCTGGGTGGATGCGAAGGTCTTCCTCAAAGGCGTCTGCCGCTTTTTGTGGTTTGGCAATAGCGTCCGACGGCTTCTTGGAGTCGACTTTCTTCTCCGAGGACAGAGAGCCTGCGTTGTTCGCCCGTACCAGAGCGTATTTCGGGTTGATGAGCTTCTTGGCGATCGCGGCCGTCTGCTCTGCCGTGAGGGTGACCACGGGTTGCACGAGCTCCGGCGGCTCCTCCTCCGGGGTCAAGTTCAGTTGCCGCAGGTTGACCGGCTTAGAAAAGTGCAAGAGCTCTCTGAACTGCTTATCAAATGATTCCACGGCCTGGCCAGAAAGTACCGTGATGATGTTGCGATCAAGTCGAGACGCGGTCCAGGTAAAGCTGAAAGGAGCAAAACACAATTTGGTGTAGTTGCACGATataaaacattgaacagtacagctcaacaggcccttcagcccataatgtctgtgctgaacatgatgccaaattaatctaatTGAGCACGACAGGaatagatcatgagaggaataaatagggtaaatgcacagtcttttgcccagattgaggtaatcaaggaccagagggtataggtttaaagtgaggaggaaaaggtttaataggaacattagggtaccttttttacacaaagggtggtgggtgtatggaaggagccgGAGGAGGCAGGTGCCATTGAAACAttgacacaggtacatggattggataggtttagagggataaggggcaagcgcaggcaggtgaaactagtgtagatgggtcccaacctgcaATGTAatttatcaatgttctccagaggtgctgcctgacctgttaagttactccagcactttttgtgttcttttgtgcatAACTTGTTTATATAGCCATAGATTTCTGCTAGTCATTGATAAATCCAATCAGAACCATCCCATCAACATCtagagctacaatctacctcagtggagaatCTCGAgccatctttaatctgactttactggacttcatcgtgcactaaacattattccctttatcatgtttctggatagctcgattgtaatcatgtatagtctttccactgactggttagtgcacaacaaaaagcttttcactgtacctcggtacacgtgacaataaactgaactacactaaactaaattcaacagaAATCTTTTCACGGAGAATGGGTAAGATGTGGCCTCGCTAGCACAGGGAGTGGACAAAGTGAGTCTGGCGGTCAGATAaacgtgtgtaagaaggaactgcaggtgctagtttaaaccgaagatcgatacaaaaagctggagtaactcagcgggacaggcagcatctctggagagaaggaatgggtgacgtttcgggttgagacacttcttcggaagaataaggggtaggccatttagaactgagatgaggaaagactttttcagtcagagagttgtgaatctgtggaattctctgcctcagaaggcagtggaggccaattctctgaatgcattcaagagagagctagatagagctcttaaggatagcggagtcagggggtatggggagaaggcaggaacggggtactgattgagaatgatcagccatgatcacattgaatggcggtgctggctcgaagggccgaatggcctcctcctgcacctattgtctattgaaacgtcacccatcccttctccacagagatgctgcctgtcccgctgagttactccagctttatgtgtctatcttcggtcagaTAAACATGCGTGGGTTATGTGAAAGTAGGGTATAAAATCTACCCCGGAACTCCTCTTGGCCAGGTCAGTTTACCTATAAGATCCAGACGCTGCCCTGTCTCCATCAACCAGTAGAAACTTCTGCATCTGTCTTCCCACGATTGTTTTTGCAGAGCGGGTGGTGAATTCAGTCCCGTTGATGGTAAAGACTCTCAGATTCTGCAAAAGCAACAAAGCACCAACATTTACATCTCGCAATAAAGTGATTCAATGGTACCTGATGAGAAGGAATTCCATTTTCTTCCTGTAGCAAATAAAATAAGACAATGTGCTGGGGtacctcagctggtcaggcagcatcgcaggagataATCGATCGATGACGTTTCGcggcagcacccttcttcagactttttcccgacccgaacatcacccatccatgatcTCCATGGATGCAGCACGGGGTCGCATGGTAGCACAGCAGTGGATTTGCTGtgtcaccgcaccagagacccgtgttcaatcctgactacgggtgctgtctgtatggagtttggtacGTTCCccctttgacctgcgtgggtttttcccgggttctccagcttcctccacagtccaaaggcgtataggtttataggttaatcggctttggtacaaattgtaaatttgcTAGTATTTGCTGGAtaatactagtgtatggggatcgatggtcggagcggactcagtgggccaaaaggcctgtttccacgctgtttctctaaattaaaccaaactaaaatatgCCCACTGGTTCTGGTCCTAatgcagtgggccaaagggttgtaCCTCTAAACGTAACTAAATATCAAGGGAGATTTTGTCCAGCAATGGAACAAGACTAATTTCTGGTTGTTAGCAATTCCAGATGGCAACACTGGTCTCACTTCTTCTACATTTACTTTGAAAAGACAGGTGAACCTTTGCCATCTTTGGAGGGCTTTATGCATAGTCCGAGCCTGATTGATGACTTGCCTATCCTTGTGACCACACAGACTTTGTTCCCAGTGAGAGTTAAACAGTCATTGAATAGTAAAGAAGGGACTAAATTAGTAATGGAGCCCGGCAATTagcagagatttaaaagtgtgctATTTATTGAGAGAATTTTTCCGCATGTAATTGCACTCAGCATTAAGGCAAATTATTGCAATCAGCTTACTTTGTCAGAACTTATATTCCACCATCAAAAGTCTATCTGCAAAATTGGTCCAAAGTTTGCCTGCAAATAATGATGAACTTACATAACTTCCATTAagtagcggcacagtggcacagcattagagttgctgccttggagtaccgaagacccgggttcgatcctgaccatgggtgctgtctgtatggagtttgtacgttctccccgtgactgagtggggtttctccgggtgcaccaattacctcccacactccaaagctgtacaggtttgtagggtaattgccttcggtaaaactttcaagtcaagtcaagtcaacttgaaacttgacttgacttgaaattgtCCGTTGTGCTCACATATGGggctcgctggtcagcacagactcgaagggctgaagggcctgttcccaagctGAGCCACTAAACTAAGCTCCCAATAAAATCTGGGAATCTGGAGAACTAGTAgatgaaggtttagtttagatttcgagtttagtttagttacaaaaagatggagaaactcagcaggttaggcagcatctctggagaaaaggaataggtgacgtttcaggtcgagacccttcttcagactgagtgttaggggagagggaaacaagagatatagaaggcacatagaacaaatgaatgaatgacaagcaaaaagcaacgatggccgaggaaatgtgaagcccacaatggtctactgttggctgtggggtaggtgatcatGAGTGATACAAACAGCGAAACTCAGCAGAACGacggtgaaactagtacgacaaatagggtgggggaggggcggagagagaggggatgcaaggattacttggttaaagaaatcaatattcgtaagatcataagtgataggagcagattaggccattcggcccatcaagtctactccgccattcaatcatgactgatttatctctccctcctaaccccatcctccccacaacctctgacacctgtacttatcaaAACTAATATTCATACGAAAGTGAACTTAATTTATTGCATGGTCTTCATGTGAAACAGCTCTCCGTTGTTTGAAACCTGCTTATTCCGCTACCTCCAGATCACCTGTGCGTGGTGTGATATCTA
This is a stretch of genomic DNA from Rhinoraja longicauda isolate Sanriku21f chromosome 21, sRhiLon1.1, whole genome shotgun sequence. It encodes these proteins:
- the LOC144604300 gene encoding uncharacterized protein LOC144604300, whose product is MALSQLQCLDDGHINFRVNVSKPEFFYSEAQRLAVEVLVAEGVQAFNQTVVRESLREFLSHLDIQQILGSLRDFHGGEEDREGGEEEEEEEEEEEDDDVVVGQQGGKPLSLHYWPEYSDISRPSLDLGWPDCAAYRGVTRANVYTQPPLEGSMHIKEMFRRMISQAQKVIAVAMDIFTDIDIFKDLLDASFRRKIPVYIIHDEANIKYFMKMCDDAEMHMGMLKNLRVFTINGTEFTTRSAKTIVGRQMQKFLLVDGDRAASGSYSFTWTASRLDRNIITVLSGQAVESFDKQFRELLHFSKPVNLRQLNLTPEEEPPELVQPVVTLTAEQTAAIAKKLINPKYALVRANNAGSLSSEKKVDSKKPSDAIAKPQKAADAFEEDLRIHPALANMPKVNLLQYLPTYVDLPQEENQQKAAKASKREPCQRSAAKEHKARADSSQQAARQKEMACDSPDPAQAETSTAEGDPSQNPSQEEGETHDAENEWGPEPASAADMEAPEVQEKPAAARGKEKVTMTKGPSGKDTHPEEEDQTIDDGTETLQVDPEASTDGLDGEEQVDGVLDVSDGEESEGEREEVIECRGVDPDRNAFPGEEDEARLEDECLSNASTNDTPDRNTDSSSLLEQSITSSDSDDFYDCVYTQAHGKISQADNQVAIKEENKYFSQGIFGRPLNDFKKLSHSANDMQDCKKTEHKSLEAFFNDQDTERKKLLNKLKISLEINYLDKFQRDRYTMPQSRSTGMLRPNANNLSLPALRQAPVSPDLGSSRRQISKPMASGLLSKKYHTGTTHLSVPTRYEQNRYGSIDTATMLGAFDSSTNTAAQRRYPSAADPSARGTTTPLGLSISKLATCKNLTLKTPVNRAALNPESSQRALTE